Proteins encoded within one genomic window of Haematobia irritans isolate KBUSLIRL chromosome 5, ASM5000362v1, whole genome shotgun sequence:
- the LOC142238516 gene encoding uncharacterized protein LOC142238516 isoform X3, giving the protein MRSYLDYVFIIGFILLSFRCSRISSSGGSSGYGLIPLSHSGHGGISSTIIIVEDAKACFRRVLAGKRVAPHWVRRTIACERVEECMRECGREKRFTCEGFNYRLDPSGHGQGDCELIEIPLAQIDLYSSANRRDSNLLRHPDYDYYERDRNAPPSCRYNVCRDCTSKLPPSHYNKPSGTWSDKPPYRDEHYLPSPPSGGGSSGYYSRPPSSSSLEHYGPSGPSAPSYESHGRPPPPPYSYEHHSGSHEFSSHSSGYYEHSSHSGYGSSGGGASLDPIDRYDIPHHGDRDRDRDRYRPGGGSGGASHYPSKWEPVPSSGGYDGSTKHSQERYRPPYRPGPEYTPYRPSGPDSYHPGPAPPPSHNYLDRDRPSGSSYKKGAGGGGGKYIPYLIGTDNEWGSYGGSYGGYRNKQTAYWGLSDHRTKPKDPIDFNYFDLGQPPRKGEPPHESNSVLNYPGSSYGGYSKHEGFNDRFDYRHQWTRRPGPDECSAKTSEGFRLHKKIVKHVYSAPTLTECERLCSGQDGFICHTYSYRYSSGSRDNCMLCDRPINRLDYYVDIEPDRDFDIYSMADDVNVCRKHSRSDGPRGGSGSTALSDPRNAQCFFRAIDATRFFKSIVRDSLTVRSVGECEMECIKSTKFTCRAFAFRYGQQRHAGIIDNCQLSDWPVRDMDKERHLVLDNTFDIFERASYGHGCEIQPIVDEKHKKSFCYLGYGSAAKLLTAAIKKVITAPSEMECKKECIRFRDSTSFKCYSFSYGSRKATFNCEMSDLDQTELKLNVHYTHTDDRDYWLFAWNPFDYTCRDKVNTIGGSRVNNNRRMDIFREPGDLAWHHYSVSGKPCRRSSPCEKNLITGFYSCEIDGGEIGSWDYCCKMDHPCGYSQGFDYPWCFVGDEPDQWRKCSDRYYPGNHTLTHSGLNVKPLKPSDKRKPTDSYSSASTSDEYQKPPRPGGLQNLSDFTAARLWPVTYLYSEGPPNSTEFSNFVDCNKETC; this is encoded by the exons CTTGCTTTAGGCGGGTGTTGGCCGGCAAACGGGTGGCCCCTCATTGGGTGCGACGGACCATAGCTTGCGAACGTGTGGAAGAATGTATGAGGGAGTGCGGCCGTGAAAAACGTTTCACTTGTGAAGGTTTCAATTATCGCCTTGATCCCTCGGGTCATGGCCAAGGAGATTGTGAGTTGATTGAGATCCCATTGGCCCAAATTGATTTGTATTCAAGTGCAAATCGAAGGGATTCTAATCTTCTGAGGCATCCCGATTATGATTACTATGAGAGAGATCGTAATGCTCCACCCAGTTGTCGTTATAATGTATGCCGCGATTGTACCAGTAAATTGCCACCATCGCATTACAATAAGCCCAGTGGAACATGGAGTGATAAACCACCCTATAGAGATGAACACTATTTGCCCTCGCCGCCAAGTGGAGGGGGTAGCAGTGGTTACTACAGTCGTCCACCCAGCAGCTCCTCATTGGAACATTATGGTCCTTCGGGGCCCTCAGCACCATCATACGAATCACATGGCCGCCCACCACCTCCACCCTATTCCTATGAACATCACAGTGGGTCCCATGAATTCTCCTCCCATAGTTCTGGCTACTATGAACATTCGTCTCACAGTGGTTATGGCAGCAGCGGTGGTGGTGCCAGTTTAGATCCCATAGATCGTTATGATATACCACATCATGGTGACCGTGATAGAGATCGTGATCGTTATAGGCCTGGTGGTGGTAGTGGTGGTGCTAGTCATTATCCATCCAAATGGGAACCTGTACCCAGCAGCGGAGGTTATGATGGATCGACGAAACACTCACAGGAACGTTATAGACCACCCTATCGTCCGGGACCAGAATATACACCCTATCGTCCCTCAGGTCCTGACTCCTATCATCCGGGGCCCGCACCACCACCTTCGCATAATTACTTGGATCGTGACCGACCCTCAGGATCTTCCTATAAGAAAGGAGCAGGAGGAGGAGGAGGCAAATATATTCCCTATCTAATAGGAACGGATAACGAATGGGGTTCTTATGGAGGTAGTTATGGAGGATATCGCAATAAGCAGACTGCCTATTGGGGTCTATCCGACCATCGTACTAAACCCAAGGATCCCATAGATTTTAACTATTTTGATTTAGGACAACCGCCACGTAAGGGAGAGCCACCACATGAGAGTAATTCCGTGTTAAATTATCCGGGATCGAGCTATGGAGGCTATAGCAAGCACGAAGGATTTAATGATCGTTTTGATTATCGCCATCAATGGACACGACGGCCAGGACCAGATG AATGTTCGGCTAAGACATCTGAAGGTTTTCGTctgcacaaaaaaattgtgaaacatGTCTATTCAGCCCCCACTCTAACGGAATGTGAGCGTTTATGCTCGGGCCAGGATGGTTTTATATGTCACACGTATTCATATCGTTATAGCTCGGGTAGCCGGGATAATTGCATGCTTTGCGATAGACCCATCAATCGTTTGGATTATTATGTCGATATAGAACCAGATCGTGATTTTGATATATATTCGATGGCCGATGATGTGAATGTATGCCGCAAACATTCACGCAGTGATGGGCCCAGAGGTGGTTCGGGTTCCACAGCCCTATCGGATCCAAGAAATGCTC AATGTTTCTTCCGTGCCATTGATGCCACCAGATTCTTCAAATCGATTGTACGAGATTCTCTGACGGTTCGCTCGGTGGGCGAATGTGAAATGGAATGTATTAAGTCAACGAAATTCACCTGTCGAGCTTTTGCCTTCCGCTATGGCCAGCAACGTCATGCTGGTATTATCGACAATTGTCAGCTCAGTGATTGGCCTGTAAGGGATATGGACAAGGAACGCCACTTAGTCTTGGATAATACTTTTGATATCTTCGAGAGAGCCAGTTATGGACATGGATGTGAAATTCAGCCAATTGTTGATGAGAAACATAAGAAAT CATTCTGTTATTTGGGCTATGGCTCTGCTGCCAAACTTCTAACAGCGGCCATTAAAAAGGTTATCACAGCTCCCTCTGAAATGGAATGTAAAAAGGAATGTATACGTTTTAGAGATTCCACATCGTTTAAGTGTTACTCCTTCAGCTATGG GTCACGCAAGGCTACCTTCAATTGTGAAATGTCCGATTTGGATCAGaccgaattaaaattgaatgttCATTATACCCATACTGATGATCGTGATTATTGGTTATTTGCTTGGAATCCTTTCGATTATACATGTCGCGATAAGGTCAATACCATTGGTGGTTCAAGGGTTAATAATAATCGTCGCATGGATATATTTAGGGAACCTG GTGATTTGGCTTGGCATCATTATTCGGTATCGGGCAAACCTTGTCGCCGTAGCAGTCCTTGTGAGAAAAATCTAATAACCGGTTTCTATTCATGCGAAATTGATGGTGGTGAAATAGGTTCGTGGGACTATTGCTGTAAGATGGATCATCCTTGTGGTTATTCGCAGGGTTTCGATTATCCATG GTGTTTCGTAGGCGATGAACCCGATCAATGGCGTAAATGTAGTGATCGCTACTATCCTGGAAATCATACCCTGACACATTCTGGACTCaatgtgaaacctctgaaacccAGTGATAAACGTAAACCCACCGATAGTTATTCGTCAGCATCAACATCCGATGAATATCAAAAACCACCCAGACCTGGAGGTCTACAAAATTTAAGCGATTTTACAGCAGCTCGCCTATGGCCAGTAACGTATCTGTATAGCGAGGGGCCACCAAATTCAACAGAGTTTAGTAATTTTGTTGATTGCAATAAAGAAACGTGCTAA